Proteins found in one Salmo salar chromosome ssa26, Ssal_v3.1, whole genome shotgun sequence genomic segment:
- the LOC106587295 gene encoding alanine aminotransferase 2 isoform X2 produces the protein MGQKPITFLRQVVALCSFPELLDSSSFPEDAKQRARRILQGCGGQSLGSYSASQGVDCIRQDIAVYIEQRDKGVPADWDNIYLTTGASDGIVSILKMLVSGQGRSRSGVMIPIPQYPLYSAAISEMEAVQINYYLDEDNCWALDINELHRAYQAAKEHCHPRVICIINPGNPTGQVQSKKCIEEVLHFAYEENLFVMSDEVYQDNVYSPDCQFHSFKKVLYEMGPEYFNTVELASFHSTSKGYSGECGFRGGYMEVLNLDLEVKAQLVKLLSVRLCPPVSGQAAMDVIVNPPLPHEPSYLQFHKEKSAVLGALAEKAQMTEQILNTVPGIKCNPVQGAMYAFPRIFIPPRAVEAAMSLGMSPDMMYCLRLLEETGICLVPGSGFGQREGTYHFRMTILPTTEKLKVLLEKFQDFHIKFLKEYASLEEPKRSEDDTQEALKQFR, from the exons GTGGTGGCTCTCTGCTCATTCCCAGAGCTGTTGGACAGCTCTAGTTTCCCAGAAGATGCCAAACAACGTGCCCGTCGCATTCTACAGGGCTGTGGGGGACAGAGCCTGG GGTCGTACAGTGCCAGCCAGGGAGTGGACTGTATTCGGCAGGACATTGCTGTCTACATCGAGCAACGGGATAAGGGTGTGCCTGCCGACTGGGACAATATTTACCTCACCACCGGAGCTAGTGATGGCATCGTG AGCATCTTGAAGATGCTGGTGTCGGGCCAGGGCCGGTCCAGGAGCGGTGTGATGATCCCCATTCCTCAGTACCCCCTGTACTCTGCAGCCATCTCTGAGATGGAGGCCGTTCAGATCAACTACTACCTGGACGAGGACAACTGCTGGGCCCTGGATATCAACGAGCTCCACAGAGCCTACCAGGCTGCCAAGGAGCACTGTCACCCCAGAGTCATCTGCATCATCAATCCAGGCAACCCTACCG GTCAAGTGCAGAGTAAGAAGTGCATCGAGGAAGTGCTCCACTTTGCCTACGAGGAGAATCTGTTTGTTATGTCCGATGAG gtgtatCAGGACAATGTGTACTCCCCAGACTGTCAGTTCCACTCCTTTAAGAAGGTGCTCTATGAGATGGGCCCAGAGTACTTCAACACTGTCGAGCTGGCCTCATTTCACTCCACCTCCAAAGGCTACTCAGGAGA GTGTGGGTTTAGAGGGGGCTATATGGAGGTTCTCAACCTCGACCTGGAGGTCAAGGCCCAGCTGGTGAAGCTGCTTTCTGTTAGACTGTGTCCCCCTGTCTCTGGACAGGCTGCCATGGATGTTATCGTCAACCCTCCTCTGCCACACGAACCCTCCTACCTCCAGTTCCACAAG GAGAAGAGTGCTGTGCTTGGAGCTCTGGCTGAGAAGGCCCAGATGACTGAGCAGATCCTCAACACGGTGCCTGGGATCAAATGTAATCCTGTGCAGGGAGCCATGTACGCCTTCCCACGCATCTTCATCCCCCCACGAGCTGTGGAGGCGGCCATG TCCCTGGGAATGTCTCCTGACATGATGTACTGTCTGAGACTGCTTGAGGAGACTGGCATCTGCCTCGTTCCAGGCAGTGGCTTCGGCCAGAGGGAAGGGACATATCACTTCAG AATGACCATTCTGCCCACGACAGAGAAGCTGAAGGTGCTCCTGGAGAAGTTCCAGGATTTCCACATCAAGTTTCTGAAGGAGTACGCGTCATTGGAGGAACCAAAGAGATCAGAGGATGACACACAGGAAGCACTGAAACAGTTCAGATAG
- the LOC106587175 gene encoding borealin-2: MAPRRIRKISNQAEGYTDGQVSKEMRQKQGALFIQQFEKEAQERINEMEEKLEQTLATVDRVFKVELMKMPPALQKTLMIDLINADDISAGEVTIAIKTESPEIHQPLTRKVSKVKVSEAASAHKRKTTTEPSKGSKKARSLANSSSIGSLRCATSTSTKRTKTRIAKISDQSPLTGTKHRSVLRSASDDHLYCSLSGLSPHVMISTSQGETLCLSDDTVEDVDIGLLDDMAVLQMQKLMKLMDSLFNKVKANQPMNETVQ; the protein is encoded by the exons ATGGCACCAAGAAGGATAAGGAAAATCAGCAACCAGGCAGAAGGATACACAGATGGTCAAGTTAGCAAGGAGATGCGCCAAAAGCAAGGGGCGCTTTTTATTCAACAGTTCGAGAAAGAAG CACAAGAACGTATAAACGAGATGGAGGAAAAATTGGAGCAGACTCTTGCAACAGTAGATCGTGTTTTCAAAGTGGAATTGATGAAAATGCCACCTGCGCTTCAAAAAACATTGATGATAGATTTAATAAATG CGGATGACATTTCGGCAGGTGAAGTCACCATCGCCATAAAG ACCGAATCACCCGAGATTCACCAGCCTCTCACAAGGAAGGTCAGTAAAG TCAAAGTAAGTGAAGCTGCATCGGCTCATAAAAGGAAGACTACAACAGAACCATCAAAG GGTTCCAAGAAAGCCAGATCACTTGCCAATAGCTCAAGCATTGGAAGCCTACG GTGTGCCACATCCACAAGTACAAAAAGAACCAAAACTCGCATTGCCAAAATCAGTGATCAGTCTCCACTGACTGGGACGAAACACAG ATCTGTTTTGCGGTCAGCCAGTGATGACCACCTGTATTGCTCCCTGTCTGGATTGTCTCCACATGTAATGATCTCTACATCCCAGGGAGAG ACTTTGTGCCTCTCAGATGATACTGTTGAAGATGTTGACATCGGGTTACTGGATGATATGGCTGTTCTCCAGATGCAGAAGTTGATG AAACTGATGGACTCTCTTTTCAACAAAGTCAAAGCGAATCAGCCTATGAATGAGACTGTGCAATGA
- the LOC100286703 gene encoding LOW QUALITY PROTEIN: dnaJ homolog subfamily A member 2 (The sequence of the model RefSeq protein was modified relative to this genomic sequence to represent the inferred CDS: inserted 1 base in 1 codon) encodes MANVVDTKLYDILGVSPTATENELKKSYRKLAKEYHPDKNPNAGDKFKEISFAYEVLTNPEKKELYDRYGEQGLREGGGGGGGMDDIFSHIFGGGLFGFMGGQGRSRNGGRRRGEDMVHPLKVSLEDLYNGKTTKLQLSKNVLCGTCNGQGGKTGAVQKCVACRGRGMRIMIRQLAPGMVQQMQSVCTDCNGEGEVINEKDRCKKCEGKKVSKEVKILEVHVDKGMGXKITFGGEADQAPGVEPGDIVLVLQEKEHETYKREAHDLHMTHKIGLVEALCGFQFTLKHLDGRQIVVKYAAGKVIEPGSVRVVRGEGMPQYRNPFEKGDLYIKFDVQFPDNNWISPDKLNELEDLLPTRAEAPIVSGDAEEVDLQDYDVSQGSSGGRREAYNDSSDDEGGHHGPGVQCAHQ; translated from the exons ATGGCGAACGTTGTCGATACTAAATTATATGACATCCTAGGGGTGTCCCCCACTGCCACTGAAAATGAGTTGAAAAAG TCATACCGGAAGCTAGCAAAGGAATATCACCCCGATAAAAACCCAAATGCTGGCGACAAG TTCAAGGAGATCAGTTTTGCGTATGAAGTGTTGACTAATCCAGAGAAGAAGGAGCTGTATGATCGCTATGGGGAGCAGGGACTGCGGGAAGGAGGCGGCGGTGGTGGGGGAATGGATGACATCTTTTCACACATCTTCGGCGGTGGTCTTTTTGGCTTCATGGGCGGACAAGGGCGCAGCCGAAATGGTGGTAGacgaagaggagaggacatggttcACCCACTCAA AGTTTCACTTGAAGACCTGTACAATGGAAAAACAACTAAACTGCAGCTGAGCAAGAATGTTCTTTGTGGCACTTGTAATGG CCAGGGTGGGAAGACTGGCGCAGTTCAGAAGTGTGTGGCCTGCAGGGGGCGTGGTATGCGCATCATGATCAGACAGTTGGCTCCTGGGATGGTCCAACAGATGCAGTCCGTTTGTACTGATTGTAATGGAGAAG GTGAGGTCATCAACGAGAAAGACCGCTGTAAAAAGTGCGAGGGCAAGAAGGTTAGTAAGGAGGTGAAAATCCTGGAGGTCCATGTCGACAAAGGCATGG AGAAGATCACCTTCGGGGGGGAGGCAGACCAGGCACCTGGGGTTGAGCCAGGAGACATTGTCCTCGTCCTGCAAGAGAAAGAGCACGAG ACATACAAAAGAGAGGCCCATGACCTGCACATGACCCATAAGATTGGCCTTGTTGAAGCACTTTGTGGATTCCAGTTTACGTTGAAACACTTAGACGGCAGACAGATTGTAGTCAAGTACGCTGCTGGCAAAGTCATTGAGCCAG GCTCGGTCAGAGTTGTGCGAGGCGAGGGGATGCCACAGTACCGTAATCCATTTGAAAAAGGAGACCTGTATATTAAATTTGATGTGCAGTTCCCAGACAACAACTGGATCAGCCCCGATAAACTCAAT GAGCTGGAGGACTTGCTGCCAACACGTGCCGAGGCTCCCATAGTGTCTGGGGACGCGGAGGAGGTGGACCTGCAGGACTACGACGTCAGCCAGGGCTCGTCTGGAGGACGACGTGAGGCCTACAACGACAGCTCAGACGATGAAGGAGGCCACCACGGCCCTGGAGTGCAGTGTGCCCACCAGTAG